A window of the Agrococcus jejuensis genome harbors these coding sequences:
- a CDS encoding TetR/AcrR family transcriptional regulator, with product MTPDGRDTKGERTRARVVEAALATLAEDGYAAASMRRIAQRAGVAPGTIYLYVPSKAHLVHLVYDAVTERIVERLASELGTTRAFARRLDAAMTIVLDEIAPHHAVAVEMLGASLDPASPTSPFGDASAETRDRMIAALGTVVAGSDLRADAEVLEALPELLWAAVMAVMLAWSMDRSDDQRRTRALVAEVVPLVDDLARASRLPVLRGQARRVLALARMARELGDA from the coding sequence ATGACACCGGACGGGCGGGACACGAAAGGCGAGCGGACCCGCGCGCGCGTCGTCGAGGCAGCGCTCGCGACGCTCGCGGAGGACGGATATGCGGCTGCCTCCATGCGGCGCATCGCACAGCGCGCGGGCGTCGCGCCCGGCACGATCTACCTCTACGTGCCCTCGAAGGCGCACCTCGTGCACCTCGTCTACGACGCCGTCACCGAGCGCATCGTCGAGCGGCTCGCCAGCGAGCTCGGCACGACGCGTGCGTTCGCCCGCCGCCTCGACGCGGCGATGACGATCGTGCTCGACGAGATCGCTCCGCACCACGCCGTCGCGGTCGAGATGCTCGGCGCATCCCTCGACCCCGCCTCCCCCACGAGCCCGTTCGGCGACGCGAGCGCCGAGACGCGCGACCGCATGATCGCGGCCCTCGGCACCGTCGTCGCCGGCTCCGACCTGCGCGCCGACGCCGAGGTGCTCGAGGCCCTGCCCGAGCTGCTCTGGGCCGCCGTCATGGCCGTGATGCTCGCGTGGTCGATGGATCGCAGCGACGACCAGCGCCGCACCAGGGCCCTCGTGGCCGAGGTCGTGCCGCTCGTCGACGACCTCGCCCGCGCGAGCCGCCTGCCGGTGCTGCGCGGCCAGGCCCGCCGCGTGCTGGCGCTCGCGCGCATGGCGAGGGAGCTCGGCGATGCGTGA
- a CDS encoding molybdenum cofactor biosynthesis protein MoaE, whose translation MSVPVARVVDAPLDVAAHLDAVDQPTAGATTSFVGRVRDHDPDAAGAVVGLEYSAHPDAEATLRAIAERAIGDTQASVAVSHRIGRLGVGDVAVVIAVSSPHRAEAFEVCRAVIETIKTDLPVWKRQIEADGTTAWKGIGG comes from the coding sequence GTGAGCGTGCCCGTCGCCCGCGTCGTCGACGCGCCGCTCGACGTCGCGGCCCACCTCGACGCCGTCGACCAGCCCACCGCGGGCGCGACGACGTCGTTCGTCGGTCGCGTGCGCGACCACGACCCCGATGCCGCAGGTGCCGTCGTCGGCCTCGAGTACTCGGCGCATCCCGACGCTGAGGCGACGCTGCGGGCCATCGCCGAGCGTGCGATCGGCGACACGCAGGCGAGCGTCGCCGTGAGCCACCGCATCGGCAGGCTCGGCGTGGGCGACGTCGCCGTCGTCATCGCCGTGTCGTCGCCGCACCGCGCGGAGGCCTTCGAGGTGTGCCGTGCCGTGATCGAGACGATCAAGACCGACCTGCCGGTGTGGAAGCGCCAGATCGAGGCCGATGGCACGACGGCGTGGAAGGGCATCGGCGGCTGA
- a CDS encoding ThiF family adenylyltransferase — MPFPPLVEPVEHLSAEEQLRTARHAVLAGFGEVGQRRLAAAHVAVVGAGGLGSPVVLALAAAGVGTITILDDDVVEASNLQRQVLHRLADVGRPKVDSAVRAAADLSPETRVEAVRRRVDADSAATLLAGADVVVDGTDTFATRAAVAAACERLGVPLVWGVVQEFHAQVTVLWSAPPVDASPVTLADLYPPDTVGEVPTCAQVGVLGALCLQVGGLMALEAVKLVTGIGEPLLGRVAVIDALRARQTEVPLRAAGATPAATPTTPAPVPHLTPADAATARAAGATILDVREPHETAAGSIPGSVLLPLDTLLADPAAVGDGPVVVVCQRGARALQAARALRDLGVEASVLAGGIEALRPDDALRPEEDPA; from the coding sequence ATGCCGTTCCCCCCGTTGGTCGAGCCGGTCGAGCACCTCAGCGCCGAGGAGCAGCTGCGCACGGCCAGGCACGCCGTGCTCGCCGGGTTCGGCGAGGTCGGGCAGCGCAGGCTCGCCGCGGCGCACGTGGCGGTCGTCGGCGCCGGCGGGCTCGGCTCCCCCGTCGTCCTCGCGCTCGCCGCCGCAGGCGTGGGCACGATCACGATCCTCGACGACGACGTCGTCGAGGCGTCGAACCTGCAGCGCCAGGTGCTGCACCGACTCGCCGACGTCGGCCGGCCGAAGGTCGACTCCGCCGTGCGCGCCGCCGCCGACCTCTCGCCCGAGACGCGGGTGGAGGCCGTGCGCCGCCGCGTCGACGCCGACTCGGCCGCGACGCTGCTCGCCGGCGCCGACGTCGTGGTCGACGGCACCGACACGTTCGCGACGCGCGCGGCGGTCGCCGCCGCGTGCGAGCGGCTGGGCGTGCCGCTCGTCTGGGGCGTCGTGCAGGAGTTCCACGCGCAGGTCACCGTGCTGTGGTCCGCCCCGCCCGTCGACGCGTCGCCCGTGACGCTCGCCGACCTCTACCCGCCGGACACCGTGGGCGAGGTGCCGACGTGCGCGCAGGTGGGCGTGCTCGGCGCGCTGTGCCTGCAGGTGGGCGGCCTCATGGCGCTCGAGGCCGTCAAGCTCGTGACGGGCATCGGCGAGCCGCTGCTGGGCCGCGTCGCCGTGATCGACGCGCTGCGTGCACGCCAGACCGAGGTGCCGCTGCGCGCGGCCGGCGCCACGCCCGCGGCGACGCCGACGACGCCCGCGCCCGTGCCGCACCTCACGCCCGCCGACGCGGCGACGGCGCGCGCCGCGGGCGCCACGATCCTCGACGTGCGCGAGCCGCACGAGACCGCCGCGGGCAGCATCCCCGGCTCCGTGCTGCTGCCGCTCGACACCCTGCTCGCCGACCCCGCCGCCGTCGGCGACGGCCCGGTCGTCGTCGTGTGCCAGCGCGGCGCGAGGGCGCTGCAGGCGGCGCGCGCGCTGCGCGACCTCGGCGTCGAGGCATCCGTGCTCGCGGGCGGCATCGAAGCACTGCGGCCCGACGACGCCCTGCGACCCGAGGAGGACCCGGCATGA
- a CDS encoding ABC transporter permease — MSRAERDASVPRGFVPQVLLVPAALGLALLVVPLLALVGRVEWSTLVADVTAPAALSALGLSLQTGLVATLLCVVLGVPIALCIARSGDRVAALLRAVVTVPLVLPPMVGGVALLFLFGRTGWLGPLLAEWGIRIPFSTPAVVLAQTFVALPFLVLAVEGSLRSVGVGYEQAAAALGAGRWRILLRITLPLAAPGLVAGVILCFARAIGEFGATALFAGNAPGTTQTMPLAIYTAFNGAGVSQGTAVALSLLLLATSVAVLLLVRAWRPGAAR; from the coding sequence GTGAGTCGCGCCGAGCGCGACGCGAGCGTGCCGCGCGGCTTCGTGCCGCAGGTGCTGCTCGTCCCGGCCGCGCTCGGCCTCGCCCTGCTCGTCGTGCCGCTGCTCGCGCTCGTCGGACGCGTCGAGTGGTCGACGCTCGTCGCCGACGTCACGGCGCCCGCCGCGCTCTCGGCGCTCGGGCTCTCGCTGCAGACCGGGCTCGTCGCGACGCTGCTGTGCGTCGTGCTGGGCGTGCCCATCGCCCTCTGCATCGCACGATCCGGCGACCGCGTGGCGGCGCTGCTGCGCGCGGTCGTGACGGTGCCGCTCGTGCTGCCACCCATGGTCGGCGGCGTCGCGCTGCTCTTCCTGTTCGGCCGCACGGGCTGGCTCGGCCCGCTGCTCGCCGAGTGGGGCATCCGCATCCCGTTCTCGACGCCCGCCGTCGTGCTCGCGCAGACGTTCGTCGCGCTGCCCTTCCTCGTGCTCGCGGTCGAGGGGTCGCTGCGGTCGGTCGGCGTCGGCTACGAGCAGGCGGCGGCGGCGCTCGGTGCTGGTCGCTGGCGCATCCTGCTGCGCATCACCCTGCCGCTCGCGGCGCCCGGCCTCGTCGCCGGCGTCATCCTCTGCTTCGCCCGCGCGATCGGCGAGTTCGGCGCGACGGCGCTCTTCGCAGGCAACGCACCGGGCACGACGCAGACGATGCCGCTCGCCATCTACACGGCGTTCAACGGCGCGGGCGTCTCGCAGGGCACGGCGGTCGCGCTGTCGCTGCTGCTGCTCGCCACCTCGGTCGCGGTGCTGCTGCTCGTGCGCGCGTGGCGTCCGGGAGCCGCGCGATGA
- the modA gene encoding molybdate ABC transporter substrate-binding protein, with protein MRISRLSSAGIALAALVLAGCASGDAAPDGSTEPAASDDGLSGELTIFAAASLTAAFDELAVEFEALHPGVDVQPITYDGSSTLATQIEEGAPVDVFASADEANMQRVVDAGLAADPQAFATNTLVLVVPAGNPGGVEGLEDLADPDLTVVLCAPEVPCGAASERLLEAAGVTAAIDSAEQNVTAVLTKVATGEADAGLVYVTDAATTDDVETVETEGADAVVNTYPLVALDDAANPDAAAAFVEFVRSDEGQAVLAELGFGAP; from the coding sequence ATGCGCATCTCCCGACTCTCCTCGGCAGGCATCGCCCTCGCTGCCCTCGTGCTCGCCGGCTGCGCCAGCGGCGACGCGGCGCCCGACGGCTCCACCGAGCCGGCCGCATCCGACGATGGCCTCTCTGGCGAGCTCACGATCTTCGCCGCCGCGTCGCTCACCGCCGCGTTCGACGAGCTCGCCGTCGAGTTCGAGGCGCTGCACCCCGGCGTCGACGTGCAGCCCATCACCTACGACGGGTCGTCGACGCTCGCGACCCAGATCGAGGAGGGCGCGCCCGTCGACGTGTTCGCCTCGGCCGACGAGGCGAACATGCAGCGCGTCGTCGACGCGGGCCTCGCCGCCGACCCGCAGGCGTTCGCGACGAACACGCTCGTGCTCGTCGTGCCCGCGGGCAACCCCGGCGGTGTGGAGGGGCTCGAGGACCTCGCCGACCCCGACCTCACGGTCGTGCTCTGCGCGCCCGAGGTGCCCTGCGGCGCCGCCTCCGAGCGCCTGCTCGAGGCCGCGGGCGTCACGGCGGCCATCGACAGCGCCGAGCAGAACGTCACGGCCGTGCTCACGAAGGTCGCGACGGGCGAGGCCGACGCGGGCCTCGTCTACGTGACCGACGCCGCCACGACCGACGACGTCGAGACCGTCGAGACGGAGGGCGCCGACGCCGTCGTGAACACCTACCCGCTCGTCGCGCTCGACGACGCGGCCAACCCGGATGCGGCTGCCGCGTTCGTCGAGTTCGTGCGCAGCGACGAGGGCCAGGCCGTGCTCGCCGAGCTCGGCTTCGGCGCACCGTGA
- a CDS encoding TOBE domain-containing protein, with product MDTFRVAEAARLLGVSDDTVRRWIDHGTLPTTGDSPARIPGAALAAHAVELAKAADDPSSTLSSARNRFVGLVTRVQRDGVMAQVDIQAGPHRVVSLMSAEAVDELALAPGSLAVAIVKATTVIVEAPKG from the coding sequence ATGGACACGTTCCGCGTCGCCGAGGCCGCCCGACTGCTCGGCGTGAGCGACGACACCGTGCGCCGTTGGATCGACCACGGCACGCTGCCGACGACCGGCGACAGCCCCGCGCGCATCCCCGGCGCGGCGCTCGCGGCGCACGCCGTCGAGCTCGCGAAGGCCGCCGACGATCCGTCGTCGACGCTCTCGAGCGCCCGCAATCGGTTCGTGGGCCTCGTGACGCGCGTGCAGCGCGACGGCGTCATGGCGCAGGTCGACATCCAGGCCGGCCCGCACCGCGTGGTGTCGCTCATGTCGGCGGAGGCCGTCGACGAGCTCGCGCTCGCCCCAGGATCCCTGGCCGTCGCAATCGTGAAGGCCACCACCGTCATCGTCGAAGCACCGAAGGGCTGA
- a CDS encoding molybdopterin molybdotransferase MoeA, translating into MSAMRSVEEQLAEVLAAVAPLPAETVAIAEAHGRVLHAPVLAANDIPAFDNSAMDGFAVRFADVATASQDAPVTLAVVADLPAGSPDDPRLAAGQAARIMTGSAVPADADAIVPFEDTVGGLADSLGTTTVVAAPAAAGVFVRRGGQDARRGDEVLAAGTWMGPLQCSAAAASGVDVVVVSRAPRVAIVSTGSELVEPGTPLRRGQIPDSNGILLAALATDAGAIVVHRGSIDDEGSSLHALLADLESVDAIVFSGGVSAGAYEVVRTELAAAMAFVRVAMQPGKPQGFGRLPDGTLLFGLPGNPVSSAVSFETFVRPALLAMQGRVGGERARIVLPASAAWRTPPGRRQYLPAAIDRSDPARWTVAPATAGGSGSHMAGGLGRAEAYAIVPADVEAVAVGDLVDVMLVA; encoded by the coding sequence ATGAGCGCGATGCGTTCCGTGGAGGAGCAGCTCGCCGAGGTGCTCGCCGCCGTCGCACCGCTCCCCGCCGAGACGGTCGCGATCGCGGAGGCGCACGGCCGCGTGCTGCACGCACCCGTGCTCGCCGCCAACGACATCCCCGCGTTCGACAACTCCGCGATGGACGGCTTCGCCGTGCGCTTCGCCGACGTCGCGACGGCGAGCCAGGATGCGCCCGTGACGCTCGCCGTCGTCGCCGACCTCCCCGCGGGCAGCCCCGACGACCCGCGGCTCGCGGCCGGGCAGGCGGCGCGCATCATGACGGGCTCCGCCGTGCCCGCCGACGCCGACGCCATCGTGCCCTTCGAGGACACCGTCGGCGGGCTCGCCGACTCGCTCGGCACGACGACCGTCGTCGCGGCTCCCGCCGCGGCCGGCGTCTTCGTGCGCCGCGGCGGCCAGGATGCGCGCCGCGGCGACGAGGTGCTCGCGGCGGGCACATGGATGGGCCCGCTGCAGTGCTCCGCCGCTGCGGCCTCGGGCGTCGACGTCGTCGTCGTCTCGCGGGCGCCGCGCGTCGCGATCGTCTCGACCGGCTCCGAGCTCGTCGAGCCCGGCACGCCGCTGCGCCGCGGGCAGATCCCCGACTCCAACGGCATCCTGCTCGCTGCCCTCGCGACCGACGCGGGCGCGATCGTCGTGCACCGGGGGTCGATCGACGACGAGGGGTCGTCGCTGCATGCGCTGCTCGCCGACCTCGAGTCCGTCGACGCGATCGTCTTCTCGGGCGGCGTCAGCGCGGGCGCGTACGAGGTCGTGCGCACCGAGCTCGCCGCAGCGATGGCGTTCGTGCGCGTCGCGATGCAGCCCGGCAAGCCGCAGGGCTTCGGGCGCCTGCCCGACGGGACGCTGCTCTTCGGGCTGCCGGGCAACCCCGTGAGCTCGGCCGTGTCGTTCGAGACGTTCGTGCGACCGGCGCTCCTGGCGATGCAGGGCCGCGTCGGCGGCGAGCGCGCGCGCATCGTGCTCCCCGCATCCGCCGCGTGGCGGACGCCTCCCGGACGCCGTCAATACCTGCCTGCGGCGATCGACCGCTCGGATCCCGCACGCTGGACGGTCGCGCCCGCGACGGCAGGCGGATCCGGCTCGCACATGGCCGGCGGGCTCGGACGTGCGGAGGCGTACGCGATCGTGCCCGCAGATGTCGAGGCCGTCGCGGTCGGCGACCTCGTCGATGTCATGCTGGTCGCATGA
- a CDS encoding MoaD/ThiS family protein: MARVRYFAAAEELAGTASEQRHEPTLGALRAALASERPGLGGILPRCAVLVDGARVGDETPLADDVLVDVLPPFAGG, translated from the coding sequence ATGGCGCGCGTGCGCTACTTCGCCGCGGCCGAGGAGCTCGCCGGCACCGCGAGCGAGCAGCGGCACGAGCCGACGCTCGGGGCGCTGCGCGCAGCGCTGGCGTCCGAGCGTCCCGGCCTCGGCGGCATCCTGCCGCGCTGCGCCGTGCTGGTGGATGGCGCGCGCGTCGGCGACGAGACGCCGCTCGCCGACGACGTGCTCGTCGACGTGCTGCCGCCCTTCGCGGGCGGGTGA
- a CDS encoding MogA/MoaB family molybdenum cofactor biosynthesis protein produces MPTTVAVITVSDRSASGARRDAGGPIAVEAFRAAGFDCPDATIVPDGAESVADALRTAIAAGARVVVTTGGTGLAPRDETPEGTALVLETHVPGIAEELRRIGTAELPQGMLSRGLAGIAQGALVVNLPGSPNAVTTGMPVVLSVAAHVVHQLDGADHP; encoded by the coding sequence ATGCCGACCACCGTCGCCGTCATCACCGTCTCCGACCGCTCCGCGAGCGGCGCTCGCCGCGACGCGGGCGGCCCGATCGCCGTCGAGGCGTTCCGCGCGGCCGGCTTCGACTGCCCCGACGCCACGATCGTGCCCGACGGCGCCGAGAGCGTGGCGGATGCGCTGCGCACGGCGATCGCCGCGGGCGCTCGCGTCGTCGTGACGACGGGTGGCACGGGGCTCGCGCCGCGCGACGAGACGCCGGAGGGCACGGCGCTCGTGCTCGAGACGCACGTGCCGGGGATCGCCGAGGAGCTGCGCCGCATCGGCACCGCCGAGCTGCCGCAGGGCATGCTCTCGCGCGGCCTCGCGGGCATCGCGCAGGGCGCCCTCGTCGTCAACCTGCCGGGGTCGCCGAACGCCGTGACCACGGGCATGCCCGTCGTGCTGTCGGTCGCGGCGCACGTCGTGCACCAGCTCGACGGCGCCGACCACCCGTGA
- a CDS encoding molybdopterin-dependent oxidoreductase produces MARHGSGIEGKRFIAWAALMGVASGAVFLGVAELIACLFARTASPILAVGSFVIDIVPQPLKEFAIATFGEDDKVVLLGSLGLAVVIASALGGGLQLIRPPLGVAVVLLAGALATAATVTRTGGSPLGFLPPVVGAIAGAVLLLILARRLRAWRDGAGTGSQRSTPGSAVDRRQFFLIAGISSVAAIAVGVGARVTSAATASLEAIRDALQLPTPNSTVTIPDGAELDVEGVSPLFTPNEDFYRVDTALTVPEVDPETWTLVIDGMVDERVELTFQDLLDMGVDEYAITLTCVSNEVGGGLVGNAKWLGVPIRDVLAMAGVQDGADMVLSTSVDGYTASTPLEAVTDENRDAILAIAMNGEPLPLEHGFPVRMVVPGLYGYVSATKWVTELTVTTFADDEAYWTPRGYSAEAPIKFSSRVDTPKSGTPVTAGTVPIAGMAWAQTVGIDRVEVSIDDGDWQQATLSTAVNDDTWVQWFLEWQAEPGTHYIAVRAVNKAGETQIEERAPIAPDGSAGWHRPLITVTG; encoded by the coding sequence ATGGCGAGGCACGGCAGCGGCATCGAGGGCAAGCGCTTCATCGCCTGGGCGGCACTCATGGGCGTCGCGAGCGGCGCGGTCTTCCTCGGCGTCGCCGAGCTGATCGCGTGCCTGTTCGCGCGCACGGCGAGCCCGATCCTCGCGGTGGGCTCGTTCGTCATCGACATCGTGCCGCAGCCCCTCAAGGAGTTCGCGATCGCGACGTTCGGCGAGGACGACAAGGTCGTGCTGCTCGGCAGCCTCGGCCTCGCGGTCGTCATCGCCTCCGCGCTCGGCGGCGGGCTGCAGCTCATCCGGCCTCCGCTCGGCGTCGCCGTCGTGCTGCTGGCGGGCGCCCTCGCGACGGCGGCCACCGTGACACGCACGGGCGGCTCGCCGCTCGGCTTCCTTCCACCGGTCGTCGGCGCGATCGCGGGTGCCGTCCTGCTCCTCATCCTCGCTCGTCGCCTGCGCGCATGGCGCGACGGCGCGGGCACCGGATCGCAGCGTTCGACGCCCGGCTCCGCGGTCGACCGTCGCCAGTTCTTCCTCATCGCCGGCATCTCGAGCGTCGCGGCCATCGCGGTCGGCGTCGGCGCGCGCGTCACGTCCGCGGCGACGGCGTCGCTCGAGGCCATCCGCGACGCGCTGCAGCTGCCGACGCCGAACAGCACCGTCACGATCCCCGACGGCGCAGAGCTCGACGTCGAGGGCGTGTCGCCGCTCTTCACCCCCAACGAGGACTTCTACCGCGTCGACACGGCGCTCACGGTGCCCGAGGTCGACCCCGAGACGTGGACGCTCGTGATCGACGGCATGGTCGATGAGCGCGTCGAGCTGACGTTCCAGGACCTCCTCGACATGGGGGTCGACGAGTACGCCATCACGCTCACGTGCGTGTCGAACGAGGTCGGCGGCGGCCTCGTCGGCAACGCGAAGTGGCTCGGCGTGCCCATCCGCGACGTGCTCGCGATGGCGGGCGTGCAGGACGGCGCCGACATGGTGCTGTCGACGAGCGTCGACGGCTACACGGCCAGCACGCCGCTCGAGGCCGTGACCGACGAGAACCGCGACGCGATCCTCGCGATCGCCATGAACGGAGAGCCGCTGCCGCTCGAGCACGGCTTCCCCGTGCGCATGGTCGTGCCCGGCCTCTACGGCTACGTCTCGGCCACGAAGTGGGTCACCGAGCTCACGGTCACGACGTTCGCCGACGATGAGGCGTACTGGACGCCGCGCGGCTACAGCGCCGAGGCGCCCATCAAGTTCTCGTCGCGCGTCGACACCCCGAAGTCGGGCACGCCCGTCACGGCCGGCACGGTGCCGATCGCGGGCATGGCGTGGGCGCAGACGGTGGGCATCGACCGCGTCGAGGTGAGCATCGACGACGGCGACTGGCAGCAGGCGACGCTCTCGACGGCCGTCAACGACGACACGTGGGTGCAGTGGTTCCTCGAGTGGCAGGCGGAGCCCGGCACGCACTACATCGCCGTGCGCGCCGTGAACAAGGCGGGCGAGACGCAGATCGAGGAGCGCGCACCCATCGCGCCCGACGGCTCGGCCGGCTGGCACCGTCCGCTCATCACGGTCACCGGATGA
- the moaC gene encoding cyclic pyranopterin monophosphate synthase MoaC produces the protein MSLTHLDAAGHARMVDVTAKQPTVRSATARGFVRCSPAVIATLRDGTAPKGDVLAVARIAGIQAAKHTATLLPLAHVIGVHGAVVDLEIVDEGVEVAATVRTADRTGVEMEALTAVSVAALAIVDMVKGMDRSTSIERLRITAKEGGRSGSWTREDDEA, from the coding sequence ATGAGCCTCACGCACCTCGATGCCGCGGGCCACGCCCGCATGGTCGACGTCACGGCGAAGCAGCCCACCGTGCGCTCGGCGACCGCACGCGGCTTCGTACGCTGCTCCCCCGCCGTCATCGCGACGCTGCGCGACGGCACCGCGCCGAAGGGCGACGTGCTCGCCGTCGCGCGCATCGCCGGCATCCAGGCCGCGAAGCACACGGCGACGCTGCTGCCGCTCGCGCACGTGATCGGCGTGCACGGCGCCGTCGTCGACCTCGAGATCGTCGACGAGGGCGTCGAGGTCGCGGCGACGGTGCGCACGGCCGACCGCACGGGCGTCGAGATGGAGGCGCTCACGGCCGTGTCGGTCGCGGCCCTCGCGATCGTCGACATGGTGAAGGGCATGGATCGCTCGACGTCGATCGAGCGTCTGCGCATCACCGCCAAGGAGGGCGGCCGCTCCGGCTCGTGGACGCGCGAGGACGACGAGGCCTGA